Proteins found in one Rutidosis leptorrhynchoides isolate AG116_Rl617_1_P2 unplaced genomic scaffold, CSIRO_AGI_Rlap_v1 contig427, whole genome shotgun sequence genomic segment:
- the LOC139883606 gene encoding LOW QUALITY PROTEIN: mitochondrial intermembrane space import and assembly protein 40 homolog (The sequence of the model RefSeq protein was modified relative to this genomic sequence to represent the inferred CDS: deleted 2 bases in 1 codon) has translation YREGDGSSSKRGSITITTPPPPPPPSPSAAAESSPSMDSLIAEAVAYGNDENESLEVNAQKALECPCIADLRNGACGDQFSNAFLCFMKSTAEEKGSDCVHPFVALQNCIKANPNAFSKEVLEEEEEKKKDEPAEEYKVIPPEWARESNRTKSKL, from the exons TACAGAGAAGGAGATGGGTCAAGTTCAAAGCGAGGAAGCATCACCATCACCACCCCTCCCCCGCCGCCACCGCCATCGCCATCGGCGGCAGCAGAAAGCTCTCCATCCATGGACTCTCTTATTGCCG AGGCTGTGGCATATGGCAATGATGAGAATGAG TCTCTGGAGGTGAATGCTCAGAAAGCTTTAGAATGCCCTTGCATAGCTGATCTGCGGAATGGAGCTTGTGGAGATCAATTCTCCAATGCATTTCTCTGTTTTATGAAAAGTACAGCCGAGGAGAAG GGGTCGGACTGTGTGCATCCATTTGTGGCTTTGCAAAACTGTATCAAAGCAAACCCGAATGCATTTTCTAAAGAAGTTTTAGAagaggaagaagaaaagaaaaaggatGAA CCGGCCGAAGAATACAAAGTTATTCCTCCCGAATGGGCTAGAGAATCGAATAGAACCAAGTCTAAGCTTTAG